TTTCTTCCGTAAAGAATGAAGCGTGTCAAGCAAGTAAAATTAATGGAGAAAGCCTGTTCTTAATGATGTAATGCATTAAGGCTGTTATACGAGGTGTTATAAAAAGGGACTTAAAGCTTAAGAGGTGTACCCGCAAGTTTATTGAGAGATAGGCCAGCTACCCTAAAGTGACCGTACGAAAGCTGTCTCTTTAATGAAGCGCAGCAAGGACGTACAATGGATAGCAGGAGGGATGATCATGGCTAAACGCAAAACGACCCCCAAAACCGCAGAGACAAAGCCGACGCCAGAGGCGGCTGCCAACGCGATACGCGTCCTGCATTTTGCGGATGTGCATATCGGTATGGAAAATTATGGGCGCACAGATGGCGAGACAGGCCTGAGCAGCCGCGTGGTCGATTTTTTGCGCCGTATGGAAGAAATGATTGATTACGCGCGCGAAAATGATGTCGATCTGATTATCTTCGCCGGGGATGCCTTCAAGACGCGCGCGCCCAGCCCCACCTACCAGCGCGAATTCGCCTGGCGCATCCGTGACCTGGCAGAACTCGCCCCGGTAGTGATGCTGGTTGGCAACCACGATCTACCACCTAATGCGGTAAAGGCCAGCAGCATCGAGATTTACGATACGCTGGATGTGCCCAATGTGCGCGTGGCACAGGAATATACCGTCTTTAAGATGGAGACCAAGCGCGGCCCCGTCATCATTGGCACAGCCCCTTACCCGATGCGCGCCCGCATGTTACAGCATATACGATCCAGCCAGAAGACGATCCGCGAAGTAGACGACCTGCTGGAAGAACAACTCAATCACATATTAGAAGACCTGGCCGTCCAGGCAGACGAGCTTGACCCTGATAATGAAATTCCGCGTTTGCTCACAGGGCACTTTACCGTGCGTGGGGCCATTTTAGGCAGCGAGCGCAGTGTGATGCTGGGCCGCGACGTACAAGTTTCGATTGGTCTACTGGCAGACCCGCGTTGGGATTACGTCGCTATGGGGCATATTCATAAATGGCAGGACCTCACGCTTGACCGAGAAGATGCCCCGCCTGTGGTCTATAGTGGCAGCCTGGAACGGATTGATTTTGGCGAGGAAGGCGACGACAAAGGGTATATGTGGGTCTCTCTGGCGCGCAATGCAACAGTTTATGAGCGCAAGGCGGTAACAGCACGCCCCATGATGACGCTGCGCATCGACTGTCGCACAGACAAGCTACCCACCCAGACCGTACTGCGCGAAATCAAGAAGTTTGATCTCAATGAAGCCATCGTACGCATCCATGTGCAGCTCACGCCGCAGACGGACGCCCTGCTCAATGACGCCCGCATCCGTGAAGCTCTACGAGAAGCGGGGACGTTCCATATTGCAGGCATCCGGCGGGACGTGGAACGAGCCTATCGCACGCGGTTGGATAGCAACCCGGAGCAACTCACCCATGAGCAGTTGCTAGAGCAGTACTTGCATATGCGCGATATGGACCCGGCCTACCGGAATGAGATTATCGAGGCAGGCAATAAGATTATCCACGACGAAGCAGATTGATACTCGGTAAGCCAAAGCCTTGATGCCTGTTAAGGCGTCGCATCTTGGGGCATATCGCAATCTGTGCAGGTGATGGATCCAACCACTTCACCATGCGCAAGCTGCGTCACCCAATCGACGAAAGGCACGCCTTCCACAGTGTAGGTGTAGAACTCTGGTCGCAATAAGATGGTGTGCAGTTCTCCCGGCGCGGTATACGTAGCGAAGTTATCAATCTCCGCCTCAATATCGGCATAATTTTTCAGCATAAGATCGTACATATCCGGGATCACAAGGCCACCTAAGGAGAGGAAAGCCGCCTGCACATCATCATAGGCGGCGTTGTACTGGCTAAAACTGATCTCTGGATACGCTGCGCCTACCCTGCGATAGAGCATCTCAAAGTTCATTGAGCCCAGGCGGATGCCATCGAACAAGTCGGTGAGAATATCCATCGTGCCCCAGGCCCTAAAGACCATCGCCGCCAATACATGGTTACGATAACCACCACCTGCGTCACCAAGTTGCTCGATGCGCGCATCGGGGTAAGCTTCTGCGATGAACTGCGTGTAAAACGGCGTAGGGATCGCCCCGGCGCTGCTACCTGTGACAAAGACCGTACTCGGCTGTTGGAAGTTGGCAAATGTCCAATCCAACACAGCGCTGGCATTAACGAAGCCCTTGTGCTGGATGGTGAATGATTCCGTGACATCGCTGCTGTAAGTCGCCACCTGATTTCCCAGGAACACATCCCCCGTACAATAAGGCATGAAGACGACGTTATAGCTTGCAAAAGGGTTCTGCGGATTATCAAATTCAAAGATGCCGGAATCCGGCGGCGTATCATCCTCATCAACGTAAGGATCATAAGAAGGGTTGGCGTGAATATCACAGATCGCTCCGAACCAGCATGCACCGCCGCCCTGGAAGTAAATCATCAATTCGTCGCTAGCTTCTACGGCTGGGCGCACGAAGAAAGCGTAAGGATCCCCCAGGGCGCAAATCGTCTCGCCACCCGGCATAATCTGGGTCCAGGTGCCCGGTTCCAGGTCATCCCAAGTAAGAGGAGCACCCTGCGCTGCGTTAGACTGCGCCAGGGCGTGACCACTCCATAAAGGCATCACAAAACAGAACAGCACCAGGGTAAAAATGAGTTTCTTCATCGGGTCATGCTTTCTCAAGAAATGTCATTTTAGCGCGCATCTGAAGGCGCGTTTGTCGCTAATTTTAAACAACGTCATTCAGCATATCATAGGCGCGTTTGATGAGAATATGGCGAGCAAAGCCTGAGCACGACCGGGTGATGAATTGTTGATAAGGGCAGATGCAGGCAAGCCAAAATAAAGCCCGGTCTTTCCTAGAAGCGGCCAACGCACTATGCTATGGGCGATATTGACTGACCAAGGGTTGCCACAATTGTGACGAAGAAAGTCCGTATTCTCTTCTGGATGACGATCATCTTGCTGTTAGCGGCGATGGTGCGCATCATTGGCTCCACACATTTTTCATTGTGGACCGATGAAGGCTGGACGACGTGGTTCGTCCAGGATTGGAGCCCGCAGTACACCGCGTTACGCCTCATTCGCAGCCGTCACCCACCCCTCTATTTTATGACGCTGGCTGGCTGGCAAAACCTGGCCGGGAATACACACATCGCGTTGCGCTTCCTGGAAATTGGCGCAGGCGTGATAACGACAGCCATCGTTTACAGGCTGACAGCAGATCATTATGGCAAGCGTGCCGGGATTTATGCGGCGGCGCTCTTTAGCGTGCTGGATATCGCCACATACTACAACCAGGAAGTGCGCCATTATGGCTGGCTGACGATGGCCGCGCTATGGACGACGTTCGTCTTCTTCCGGTTTATCCACAACCCCAACCGACGGCGATGGCTGTTATACGTGTTCAGCGTGACACTGCTCATGCTAACGCATTACCTGGGCGGCTTGATCGTTCTGGTGCAGGTCTTCTTCGCGATGGTCTTATGGCGCGTGCCCCATGCCACCAAGCGCAAAATCGTCTGGGCGTGGTTCTTCGCCTTCCTGCTCTATACGCCCTGGCTACCGACTTTCTTCTATTCCTATGGCAATGTGGAGCGCGGCGTCGGGGGCTTCCCTGGCAGCTACACAAACTCATTAGAAGACGTCATGATCTTGCTGGGGATGCTCTTTGGCGGGCAGTTGGCCCTATTGGGCAGCATGTACTTGATTGGCCTGCTCAATGTGCGGCGTTGGCGACTGCCGGACCTGTATTTCCTGCTGACAGGCATCGGTTTCTTTGCGGGTATGGTCGTGCTGAATGATTGGCGCGGCACCCTCACCCCGCGCATGATTTCTTTCCTGGTACCGTCGCTGATGATCTTCTGCGGTTATGGCATCACGCAGTTGCCAAAACGCTACCAACCCGTGATCCTGGGCGTTTCCGTGTTGCTCTCCGTGGTCACAGCGCCCGTCATTCAGCCACGTGTGAACCTCCCGGACCCGGTTGCCTATTTAGAGGAGCAATATACGCCGGGGGACCTCATCATATTGGAGATGGGCCGCACAGACTTCGCCGCGACGTATGAAGTCCAGCAAGCGCTGGGCTCGCCGGAAATCCTCGCTAGCACCTGGGTGACGGACCCGCCCGCCTTCATCAATGAGATCACGCCAGCGCTAGAAGCGCATCAGCGCGTGTGGGTGATGCATTGGGTCCATGCGGCGATTGCCCTACCGCGTTTACAAGAGAACTATCTGGGGTATCAACTCGTCGCACACGAGACCTTCGAGAATGCGCCGGAAGTGCCTATTGCAGATAAAGAAGTGGATATCTACCTCTTTGAGAGGCTGGACGATACCCCGGTTGCGACATTTGACGAAACCATTGTGCTGCAAGATGCAATCTATGGTGAAAGTTTGCAGCCAGGGACACCGCTGTATGTCGATCTCTGGTGGCAGACAAATGCCGCGCTGGACCGGGATTATTCTGTGGGGTTGTATCTGCGAGATTCAAATGGGGCTGTCGTCGCACAGGTCGATGGGCCGCTAGCTGAACGACCATCCAGCCAATGGCAACCGGGCGAGCTGATGAATCAGCGTTACGCGCTCACCCTGCCGGAAGCCCCCGGCACCTACAGCCTGGGCAGCAGCGTCTATTATTATGAAACGCCAGACAGCCCATTACAGGCCGAAGATGGCCCTGTGGTGAGCTTGGGCGAGGTGATTGTTACACAACCTTAGCCCCCATAAAACCAGCCAGAAAGCAAACAGGCGGCCCACATCGTGAGCCGCCTGTTTTTGGTTGCATACAGCCTAATTGAGTTCGTAACAGTTAATGCCGCCGAACGCCTTCGTCTCATCACTATCCGCGACAGTGCCGCCGATTTCTGAGTAGCCAAATGGCAGTTCCACATCCAGCGTACCAGAGGGCGAACCACCAGAGGTCGTCTGCATATCCGTACCATCATCATAGATAATGGTCACGTCGCTATCCGCACCCGTCCAGCTAATGGTAACAGTTGCGGGGCTTTCGCCAGTGTATAAAACTTTACACGACCACGTCGCTTCTAACGGGCCAACTGGCGGATTAGGATCACTACAATCCAGGGCTGGCAAGTTAATCGTCTCGTTACTATCACTGACAGTGCCACCCGATGGCGTACTGTAGTACAGCGTCAATGTGGTGTTGCCAGAGGGAGCTGTCCCGCTGGTGGTGTCGTTGCCATCACCATTATCATACGTAATCGTGACGTCGCTATCGGCATCGGTCCAGGAGAGGAGCGCCTGCGCCGGGATTGCACCGTTTTCAAGGCGCGTGCAGGCCCATGATGCAGCCAATGATGGCGGCGGATTAGGATCGCTACAATCCAGGGCTGGCAGGTTAATCGTCTCGTCACTATCGCTGACAGAGCCACCCGATGGCGTACTGTAGTACAGCGTCAATGTGGTGTTGCCAGAGAGTGCAGGCCCGGATACCTTGCTGTTGCCATCGCCATTATCATAGAGAATGGCGACATCACTATCGGCACCCGTCCAGGAGATGAGCGCCTGCGCCGGGACTTCGCCGTTTTCAAGGCGCGTGCAGGCCCATGATGCAGATAAGGTCGCCGGTTCTACTGTAGGTTCTTCCGTAGGCTCCTGTGTTGGCTCCTCAGTGGGTTCCTGCGTCGGCTCCTCGGTGGGTTCTTCCGTAGTAGATGGCGGCGGCGGGCTAGGATCCCCATCACGCTGAACCACACTGGTGCGACCTGTGGAGCATAAGATTTGCTCGCCGCTCATCGCCAGCACTTCCCATTGAACAGCACTGCCCGTTGGATACTGGCCCACGGTTGCAATCACGCTCGTCTGGGGTGCATCAACTCGTAACTCGCCTGCCAAGGTATTCTCTGTCGCGTTCCAGAACAGGACTTTATACCATGCTGCACCCGCATAGGCCGTCCAGCTATAGGTTGCTGGCGTTACGGGGATGGCATCCACTGGCGCGATTAAGCTGAACTGATCGCACGTGTTGGGGGGCGGCGTCGGCGGCTGGCTTGTGGGGAAGATGATCACAGGCGTATTGGGCGCGCTGGTGATGATTGTCGGCGGGATGTCGTCCTCACCACACATTTGCACGTCAATATCATAATTCAGCAAGCTGGCGGGGAACGACTCCAACGTACAGAATTGCGAAAAGCCCGCTTGGTCCAGTGGTTCCGGCGTGGATGGCGCACAATTGACTGTCAGGTCATCCGGGCGACCATCAAGGCCCAGGTCTTCGCCTTCTGCGAGGCACATCGTCGTGCGGAACCCTTCCGGCACGGTGGTTTGTGTCCCATTTTCGTCGTCATAAATGATGAGTTCGCCATCAATGACGATAAATTCCAGCAAATCGCCAGGGGGTAAGATGCGTACAATGACCGTTGAACCAATCTGGATGCGGGCACCATTCACAGTCAGGTCAATTTTGATGTCTTCCGGCCCCTGTACAACAAGGACGCTATCGGTCGCTGTTTCACAACGAACCCCACCAATCCCTGTGCGCAAATAAAAAGATTGCATGGGCGACCGTTGGAAGCCATCCATCACAGGGAGGTCATCAAATGCGGGCATATCCGCGACAGCCGCACGTTCCAGCCAGCCAACGCGCTCATTAAACACCACGCGCAGCCAATCCGCGTCTTCGCTGCGGGCATCAACAGAGACAGCTTCTTCAGGGTTCAAGCTGCCAATGACATTGTTA
The Phototrophicus methaneseepsis DNA segment above includes these coding regions:
- a CDS encoding metallophosphoesterase family protein, giving the protein MAKRKTTPKTAETKPTPEAAANAIRVLHFADVHIGMENYGRTDGETGLSSRVVDFLRRMEEMIDYARENDVDLIIFAGDAFKTRAPSPTYQREFAWRIRDLAELAPVVMLVGNHDLPPNAVKASSIEIYDTLDVPNVRVAQEYTVFKMETKRGPVIIGTAPYPMRARMLQHIRSSQKTIREVDDLLEEQLNHILEDLAVQADELDPDNEIPRLLTGHFTVRGAILGSERSVMLGRDVQVSIGLLADPRWDYVAMGHIHKWQDLTLDREDAPPVVYSGSLERIDFGEEGDDKGYMWVSLARNATVYERKAVTARPMMTLRIDCRTDKLPTQTVLREIKKFDLNEAIVRIHVQLTPQTDALLNDARIREALREAGTFHIAGIRRDVERAYRTRLDSNPEQLTHEQLLEQYLHMRDMDPAYRNEIIEAGNKIIHDEAD
- a CDS encoding pectin acetylesterase-family hydrolase; this encodes MKKLIFTLVLFCFVMPLWSGHALAQSNAAQGAPLTWDDLEPGTWTQIMPGGETICALGDPYAFFVRPAVEASDELMIYFQGGGACWFGAICDIHANPSYDPYVDEDDTPPDSGIFEFDNPQNPFASYNVVFMPYCTGDVFLGNQVATYSSDVTESFTIQHKGFVNASAVLDWTFANFQQPSTVFVTGSSAGAIPTPFYTQFIAEAYPDARIEQLGDAGGGYRNHVLAAMVFRAWGTMDILTDLFDGIRLGSMNFEMLYRRVGAAYPEISFSQYNAAYDDVQAAFLSLGGLVIPDMYDLMLKNYADIEAEIDNFATYTAPGELHTILLRPEFYTYTVEGVPFVDWVTQLAHGEVVGSITCTDCDMPQDATP
- a CDS encoding glycosyltransferase family 39 protein; the protein is MTKKVRILFWMTIILLLAAMVRIIGSTHFSLWTDEGWTTWFVQDWSPQYTALRLIRSRHPPLYFMTLAGWQNLAGNTHIALRFLEIGAGVITTAIVYRLTADHYGKRAGIYAAALFSVLDIATYYNQEVRHYGWLTMAALWTTFVFFRFIHNPNRRRWLLYVFSVTLLMLTHYLGGLIVLVQVFFAMVLWRVPHATKRKIVWAWFFAFLLYTPWLPTFFYSYGNVERGVGGFPGSYTNSLEDVMILLGMLFGGQLALLGSMYLIGLLNVRRWRLPDLYFLLTGIGFFAGMVVLNDWRGTLTPRMISFLVPSLMIFCGYGITQLPKRYQPVILGVSVLLSVVTAPVIQPRVNLPDPVAYLEEQYTPGDLIILEMGRTDFAATYEVQQALGSPEILASTWVTDPPAFINEITPALEAHQRVWVMHWVHAAIALPRLQENYLGYQLVAHETFENAPEVPIADKEVDIYLFERLDDTPVATFDETIVLQDAIYGESLQPGTPLYVDLWWQTNAALDRDYSVGLYLRDSNGAVVAQVDGPLAERPSSQWQPGELMNQRYALTLPEAPGTYSLGSSVYYYETPDSPLQAEDGPVVSLGEVIVTQP
- a CDS encoding SH3 domain-containing protein — encoded protein: MARRRIIWIAACVILVVAYATANAQDACVALVQQALAAVDENCTGLQRNSACYGFNRVDASFVAEVDDGFFTIPSDTTPLIDLEEIATAGLDTTLQQWGVAVMSVQANVPETLPGQNVTFMLVGDVQVENAVDPEDAFQAADPIIVQTVTGATVRSGPSLRNNVIGSLNPEEAVSVDARSEDADWLRVVFNERVGWLERAAVADMPAFDDLPVMDGFQRSPMQSFYLRTGIGGVRCETATDSVLVVQGPEDIKIDLTVNGARIQIGSTVIVRILPPGDLLEFIVIDGELIIYDDENGTQTTVPEGFRTTMCLAEGEDLGLDGRPDDLTVNCAPSTPEPLDQAGFSQFCTLESFPASLLNYDIDVQMCGEDDIPPTIITSAPNTPVIIFPTSQPPTPPPNTCDQFSLIAPVDAIPVTPATYSWTAYAGAAWYKVLFWNATENTLAGELRVDAPQTSVIATVGQYPTGSAVQWEVLAMSGEQILCSTGRTSVVQRDGDPSPPPPSTTEEPTEEPTQEPTEEPTQEPTEEPTVEPATLSASWACTRLENGEVPAQALISWTGADSDVAILYDNGDGNSKVSGPALSGNTTLTLYYSTPSGGSVSDSDETINLPALDCSDPNPPPSLAASWACTRLENGAIPAQALLSWTDADSDVTITYDNGDGNDTTSGTAPSGNTTLTLYYSTPSGGTVSDSNETINLPALDCSDPNPPVGPLEATWSCKVLYTGESPATVTISWTGADSDVTIIYDDGTDMQTTSGGSPSGTLDVELPFGYSEIGGTVADSDETKAFGGINCYELN